From the genome of Labedella gwakjiensis:
CCGGGAACTCGGTGCCGCGATTCCACGTCACCTGGGGCACGGGTCCTGGCGTCCTCGCCCCGTTCGTCCAGCGCGTCGAGGCCCACGTAGCGTCAGGCCGTATCAGGGTCCTGCACCGACACCGTGTCGATGCCGTGGACCTCGTGGCCGGCACGGCCGTCGGTGTGAGTGGAACCATCCTCGAGCCGAGCGAAGCCGCCCGCGGACAGTCCTCGACGAGAACTCCCATCGGCGACTTCCGGGTGGCGGCCTCCGCGGTCTTGCTGACGACGGGCGGAATCGGAGGATCTCCCGACCTGGTCCGTCGTTACTGGCCCGAGCGTCTCGGACGGGCGCCGCGGTCGATGCTGTCGGGAGTGCCGGCCCACGTCGACGGCCGCGGATGGGGGATCGCCGAGCGTGCCGGAGCTCGGCTCATCGGTACCGACCGGATGTGGCACTACACCGAGGGGATCACGAACTGGGACCCGGTCTGGCCGGGCCATGGCATCCGCATTCTCCCGGGTCCGTCGTCGCTGTGGCTCGATGCCTTAGGACGTCGGCTCCCCCACCCCTACTCGCCCGGCTTCGACACGCTCGGAACGCTTGGGCACATCCTGAAGACAGGGTACGAGCACAGCTGGTTCGTCCTCACCCAGAAGATCATCGAGAAGGAGTTCGCACTTTCGGGCAGCGAACAGAACCCCGACCTGACCGGGAAGGATCTCCGGCTGCTGGCGAAGCGACTCGGAGCCGGAGCCCCCGGGCCCGTCGAGGCGTTCAAGGATCACGGCGAGGACTTCGTCGTGTCGAGGACGCTGTCAGGCCTGCTCGATGGAATGAAGTCGCTCTCCCCCGACGCCCCGCTCGACCGACGAGAGGTCACGCGCGCGATCCGCGATCGCGACGCGCAGTCCATGAATCCGTTCTCCAAGGATCCCCAACTCGCAGCGATCACATCGGCGCGTCAGTACCGCGGCGACCGGATCCTGCGGGTCGCCGCTCCTCACCGGCTTCTCGATGCAGCTGCCGGTCCCCTGATCGCGGTCAAGCTGCACGTGCTGAGCCGAAAGACCCTCGGCGGTATCGAGACGGATCTCGAGGGACGCGTCCTCAGTGACGATGGGACGACCGTCGGCGGGCTCTATGCGGCGGGCGAGGTCGCCGGATTCGGAGGGGGCGGGATGCATGGCTATCGAGCGCTCGAGGGGACGTTCCTCGGAGGGTGTCTCTTCTCCGGTCGAACGGTGGGCCGGAGCGTCGCCGCCGCCGTGTGATCGGCGGAGGGTGATCAGACCGCGCTGCGACGAGCCAGAACGTGGCCGCGCCGCGGACTCAGCCGCACCCAGGACCCGCTCGCGAAGATCGGGACGTTCTCGTCTCCGTCCGGGATGAAACCGAGAGCGTCCGCGGCGAAAGCCGCGCCGCTCGGCAGGTCGTCTCGATCCCCGATGGGCCGTGTCCACACAGCCTGCCTGATCGAATGCACGACGTGGTCCCCCGCGGCCTCTGGAACGGCATCGGCGACGTCCGCCACACCACGGCGCGCCGTCTCGACGAGTGTCGCGGCGGAAACATCGCCGATCGGGAGCCACCCTGAGCGGGGCGGCGAGATCCCTGCCCACACCGTCGTGACCCTCTGATCGGGGAGCGCGAGATCCAGAGGCGGACCCGCGTCGGGACCCGGCGTCGCAATGCGATCGAGGATGCTGCGGACCGGGACGACGATATCGAGGTCGGACCCGCTCGCCGCACGCATGGTGCGCAGCCCGAGCACCGTGAAACCACGATCCATCAGGCCCCGCGGGGAGAGCGCAGCCGTGTAGAGCGCGAGGACTCCGCCCCGGAGGACGAGACGAACCGCTGTGTCGTCGACACGAGCAGCGCGCGCGAGGTACGTCCGGGCGTCGGAGAGGGACGCCGGGTCTGGGAAGGTGATCGTGGAACTCATGTCCTCATAAACTTACGTGACCGACGCCGTCAGGGTGTCCAGAGGAGGCCAGCCGATGAACCCCATCGAGTCGCTCTTGCACACGCTGGATCTCACGGACACGGGGGCACGCACCACGGAGGACATCTACACCGGACCGTCGCAGTGGATGCCTCACGGCCGCGTGTACGGCGGTCAGGTCCTCGCGCAGTCGCTCACCGCCTCCATGCGGACGGTCGCGCCCGACCGTTCGGTCCACTCGATGCACGGCTACTTCCTGCGAGCCGGCGATGCGAGCCAGGAGATCACGTTCGCGGTCGATCGCATCCACGACGGGCGGTCCTTCTCCACCCGTCGCACGCAGGCTTACCAGAACGGTGTCCCCATCCTGTCGCTCATCGCCTCGTTCCAGGACGAAGACGATGGCCTGGATCATCAGCACGCCGCTCCTGTGGGCGTTCCACAGCCAGAGGACCTCCCGTCTGCAGCCGATCTCCTCGGCGATCTCGACCACCCCGTGGCCCAGACCTGGGCTCGGGACCGCCCCTTCGACATGCGGCACATACCGTCGCCGATCTACCTGAGCGTGGAGGGCGAGCACGTCGACCGTCAGGCGGTATGGATGCGCGCGACGAGTCCCCTTCCCGACTCGCCCCTGATCCATCAGGCGGCGCTCGCCTACGCGAGCGACTACACGATCCTGGAGCCCGTCCTCCGCCGGCACGGCATCCCGTGGGCGACCCCTGGAGCGAAGATCGCCAGCCTCGATCACGCGATGTGGTGGCACCGCCCCGCCCGCGTCGACGATTGGCTCCTCTACGTGCAGGACTCCCCGAGCGCGGTGGGCGGACGGGGTCTCTCCCGGGGTGCCTTCTACACGCGCGACGGTGTCCTCGTCGCGAGCGTCGCCCAGGAGGGAATGATCCGCATCCCGTCGACTCGCTGAATCGAACGGCCGTGCCCGTGGACAGGCACGCCGGACTCAGGCGTCAGTCGCGTTTGCGTCCCAGCTGGAGGGGGTCTCCGAGGTAGACCGACCACGCAGAGCGCTCCTCGTCCGTGATGCGCCGCGGACGGCTCGTGGACGAGTCCACGAGGACGATGGTGCTCACCGCTCGCGCGTAGAGGTCACGCGACGTCTCACCCGTGCCGTAGACGTCGTAGCAGACGTCGAGGCTCGCTCCGCCGAGGTGCGAGATCCACAGCTGCACGTCGAGCGGAGCCCGACGATAGGCGATCGGTGCGACATAGGCGACCTCGTGCCGTGCGATGAGCGTGATCGTGTCGGATCCGGCCTCCGCCTCGATGAGCGCCATGCCGCGGTCGACGCCGTCGCCGTCTTCATCGCTCCGCCAGAAGGCGCGCACACGCGCCTCTTCGAGCAGGCGCATGAGTTCCACGTTGTTGACGTGGTTGTACGCATCGAGGTCGCCCCAGCGCAGATGGACGGGGACGTGCAGGCGCATCAGTCCCTCGTGAGCTTCCGATACGCCGAGCGGTTGGGCTTCGCGGCGTCCGGCCCGAGGCGCTCGA
Proteins encoded in this window:
- a CDS encoding acyl-CoA thioesterase, with translation MRLHVPVHLRWGDLDAYNHVNNVELMRLLEEARVRAFWRSDEDGDGVDRGMALIEAEAGSDTITLIARHEVAYVAPIAYRRAPLDVQLWISHLGGASLDVCYDVYGTGETSRDLYARAVSTIVLVDSSTSRPRRITDEERSAWSVYLGDPLQLGRKRD
- a CDS encoding acyl-CoA thioesterase, which encodes MNPIESLLHTLDLTDTGARTTEDIYTGPSQWMPHGRVYGGQVLAQSLTASMRTVAPDRSVHSMHGYFLRAGDASQEITFAVDRIHDGRSFSTRRTQAYQNGVPILSLIASFQDEDDGLDHQHAAPVGVPQPEDLPSAADLLGDLDHPVAQTWARDRPFDMRHIPSPIYLSVEGEHVDRQAVWMRATSPLPDSPLIHQAALAYASDYTILEPVLRRHGIPWATPGAKIASLDHAMWWHRPARVDDWLLYVQDSPSAVGGRGLSRGAFYTRDGVLVASVAQEGMIRIPSTR
- a CDS encoding FAD-binding dehydrogenase, with amino-acid sequence MTENVTAGATLSADAVVVGAGLAGLVAAHEIASAGRSVIVLDQEPPASLGGQAWWSFGGLFLVDSPEQRRMGVRDSVDLAWSDWTATAAFDREDDTWPKRWARAYVEFAAGEKRPWLRSLGVGFFPIVGWAERGGAGPEGPGNSVPRFHVTWGTGPGVLAPFVQRVEAHVASGRIRVLHRHRVDAVDLVAGTAVGVSGTILEPSEAARGQSSTRTPIGDFRVAASAVLLTTGGIGGSPDLVRRYWPERLGRAPRSMLSGVPAHVDGRGWGIAERAGARLIGTDRMWHYTEGITNWDPVWPGHGIRILPGPSSLWLDALGRRLPHPYSPGFDTLGTLGHILKTGYEHSWFVLTQKIIEKEFALSGSEQNPDLTGKDLRLLAKRLGAGAPGPVEAFKDHGEDFVVSRTLSGLLDGMKSLSPDAPLDRREVTRAIRDRDAQSMNPFSKDPQLAAITSARQYRGDRILRVAAPHRLLDAAAGPLIAVKLHVLSRKTLGGIETDLEGRVLSDDGTTVGGLYAAGEVAGFGGGGMHGYRALEGTFLGGCLFSGRTVGRSVAAAV